The Halalkalibacter krulwichiae genome has a segment encoding these proteins:
- the dapF gene encoding diaminopimelate epimerase has protein sequence MHGLGNCYIYVDMFKQTFDEDKLSPLAIEVSDRNKGIGSDGMILVCPSEIAPVKMRVFNSDGSEAKNCGNGLRCVAKFAYEHGYVNDKTFQIETLGGLVEATVHVEGDRVHTVSVDMGEPILAREQIPMLGDQQDQVVAEPFQLDDTQLEVTAVSMGNPHAVMFVEKIEEAPVDSVGPKMEKDERFPDWVNVEFVEVVSRNELHFRVWERGSGITQACGTGACAAVVAAVLNGHCQKGEEVIVHLLGGDLTITWQENGHVLMKGAAEIICEGVFGRK, from the coding sequence ATGCATGGTTTAGGAAACTGTTATATTTATGTCGATATGTTTAAACAAACGTTTGATGAGGACAAGCTTTCCCCACTTGCGATTGAAGTATCTGATCGAAATAAAGGGATTGGTTCTGACGGGATGATCCTTGTGTGTCCCTCTGAAATAGCTCCTGTAAAAATGCGTGTGTTTAACAGCGATGGTTCAGAAGCAAAGAATTGTGGAAATGGGTTACGCTGTGTGGCTAAATTCGCCTACGAACATGGATATGTTAATGATAAAACGTTTCAAATTGAAACACTGGGTGGGTTAGTAGAAGCAACCGTTCACGTAGAAGGGGATCGTGTTCATACAGTGTCAGTAGACATGGGGGAACCAATATTAGCTAGGGAGCAAATTCCGATGCTGGGTGATCAACAAGATCAGGTTGTGGCAGAACCTTTTCAGTTAGATGATACTCAACTTGAAGTCACGGCTGTTTCAATGGGAAATCCGCATGCTGTTATGTTTGTAGAGAAGATCGAGGAAGCTCCCGTTGACTCAGTAGGGCCAAAAATGGAGAAAGATGAGCGCTTCCCTGATTGGGTTAATGTTGAATTTGTTGAAGTTGTTTCAAGAAATGAACTACATTTCCGTGTATGGGAACGAGGATCTGGAATTACACAAGCTTGCGGTACAGGCGCATGTGCAGCGGTCGTTGCAGCTGTTCTAAACGGACATTGTCAAAAAGGGGAAGAGGTTATAGTCCATCTACTTGGTGGTGATTTAACGATTACGTGGCAAGAAAATGGACATGTCCTTATGAAAGGCGCAGCGGAAATTATTTGTGAAGGTGTATTTGGACGAAAGTAA